The Aequorivita sublithincola DSM 14238 genome window below encodes:
- a CDS encoding threonine aldolase family protein, producing the protein MIIDLRSDTVTRPTPGMMQAIMNAEVGDDVYKEDPTTNKLEQKLTDMFGMDSALFFPSGSMANQAAIKMHTQPGEQLIADKWAHVFNYEGGGVSFNSGVSCKLIDGNRGMVTAAQVEENINPPDFYHSPLTSLVCLENTTNKGGGACYDFSEIEKIRQVCDKHELGFHLDGARIWNALEAQKQNPRDYGKVFDTISVCLSKGLGTPMGSVLLGKNEIMKKAMRVRKVLGGGMRQIGFMTAAGIYALDNHRNRLAEDHKKASEISEMLAKQSYVKKVESTETNIVIFYLAEAISEEKFMNDLLQKSVKISSMGQGKLRIVTHFDYTDAMHEKLLQMLSDYNK; encoded by the coding sequence CACGACTAACAAACTGGAACAGAAATTAACAGATATGTTTGGGATGGATTCTGCGCTTTTCTTTCCAAGCGGAAGTATGGCTAACCAAGCCGCAATAAAAATGCACACCCAACCCGGCGAACAATTGATTGCAGACAAATGGGCACACGTTTTCAATTACGAAGGCGGTGGTGTTTCATTTAACAGCGGCGTTTCCTGTAAATTGATTGATGGTAATCGCGGAATGGTTACAGCTGCACAGGTTGAAGAAAACATCAATCCACCAGATTTTTACCACAGCCCTTTAACAAGTTTGGTTTGTTTGGAAAACACCACTAACAAAGGCGGTGGCGCTTGTTATGATTTTTCTGAAATTGAAAAAATTCGACAAGTTTGCGATAAACATGAATTAGGCTTTCATCTTGACGGCGCACGAATTTGGAATGCCTTAGAAGCTCAAAAACAAAACCCGAGAGACTATGGAAAAGTTTTTGATACCATTTCAGTTTGCTTGAGTAAAGGTTTGGGAACCCCGATGGGAAGTGTTCTATTGGGCAAAAATGAAATTATGAAAAAAGCGATGCGCGTCCGTAAAGTCTTAGGTGGCGGGATGCGCCAAATAGGTTTTATGACGGCTGCTGGAATTTATGCGTTAGATAATCACAGAAATCGCTTAGCGGAAGATCATAAAAAAGCCTCCGAAATTTCTGAAATGCTCGCCAAACAATCCTATGTAAAAAAGGTTGAATCAACCGAGACTAATATTGTGATCTTTTACCTTGCAGAAGCTATTTCCGAAGAAAAATTTATGAATGATTTGCTTCAGAAGAGCGTGAAAATTAGTTCGATGGGTCAAGGAAAACTTCGAATAGTTACTCACTTTGACTATACGGATGCTATGCACGAAAAGCTTTTGCAAATGCTTAGTGATTATAACAAATAG